From Triticum urartu cultivar G1812 chromosome 2, Tu2.1, whole genome shotgun sequence, a single genomic window includes:
- the LOC125533604 gene encoding uncharacterized protein LOC125533604, whose amino-acid sequence MEKNGSTAQAMEVDELKGTKRGSIASEGSLGAIERAMEEEVKLGKKIVFEPAVCMSFNSEQEAYEFYNAHSWEVRFGIKRGNKYINGNPTNLNKIYCAHARAKIVNKIQDHPGRNVVNR is encoded by the exons ATGGAGAAGAACGGCAGCACTGCACAGGCGATGGAGGTCGACGAACTAAAAG GAACAAAGAGGGGAAGCATAGCATCGGAGGGAAGCCTGGGGGCGATCGAGCGGGCGATGGAAGAAGAAGTGAAGCTTGGGAAGAAAATTGTGTTCGAACCAGCTGTGTGCATGTCTTTCAACTCTGAGCAGGAGGCATATGAGTTTTACAATGCGCACTCCTGGGAAGTCAGGTTCGGCATCAAGCGTGGGAACAAGTACATCAACGGCAACCCTACAAATCTAAACAAGATTTACTGTGCTCATGCGAG GGCAAAGATAGTAAACAAAATTCAAGATCATCCAGGACGCAATGTCGTTAACCGTTAA